One region of Trueperaceae bacterium genomic DNA includes:
- a CDS encoding DapH/DapD/GlmU-related protein — translation ARIGDDVQIGDYAQIGIGARIGDDAQIGDDAQIGDGAQIGSYAWIGSYARIGDDAQIGIGAHIGDGARIGDDAQIGDDAQIGNGAQIGNGTWLGDDAHIGNGARIGDGARFVLNLGADLRGYTLHAYAVDGVLRITGDGADIALPEAREYWADNPWMLAACDYAERLYAIATAKPHDC, via the coding sequence CGCGCGGATCGGCGACGATGTGCAGATCGGCGACTATGCGCAGATCGGCATCGGCGCGCGGATCGGCGATGATGCGCAGATCGGCGACGATGCGCAGATCGGCGACGGCGCGCAGATCGGCAGCTACGCGTGGATCGGCAGCTACGCGCGGATCGGCGACGATGCGCAGATCGGCATCGGCGCGCATATCGGCGACGGCGCGCGGATCGGCGACGATGCGCAGATCGGCGACGATGCGCAGATCGGCAACGGCGCGCAGATCGGCAACGGCACGTGGCTCGGCGACGATGCGCATATCGGCAACGGCGCGCGGATCGGCGACGGCGCACGATTTGTGCTGAACCTGGGCGCGGACCTACGCGGCTACACGCTGCACGCCTACGCCGTAGATGGAGTGTTGCGTATCACCGGCGACGGCGCAGACATCGCGCTGCCTGAAGCGCGGGAGTATTGGGCGGACAATCCATGGATGCTGGCCGCGTGCGACTACGCGGAACGACTGTACGCTATCGCGACTGCTAAGCCGCACGACTGCTGA